From a region of the Takifugu flavidus isolate HTHZ2018 chromosome 18, ASM371156v2, whole genome shotgun sequence genome:
- the LOC130514500 gene encoding galectin-1-like, with amino-acid sequence MSMQLELKDVILRTGDQLKIRGFVLHDADRFHIDLGNDANDLALHFNPRFHDNADGSVLVFNSKTAGCWGEERREIPNPLHRGKEVKIVLKLAGDVFEVEIPDDHEFKFPNQESVDVIKLTSFKIC; translated from the exons ATGAGCATG CAACTTGAATTAAAGGATGTGATTCTGAGAACTGGAGATCAGCTGAAGATTAGGGGGTTTGTTTTGCATGATGCAGAcag GTTCCATATTGACCTTGGCAATGATGCAAATGACCTGGCACTCCATTTTAACCctcgtttccatgacaacgctgATGGATCTGTTCTGGTTTTTAACTCAAAGACAGCTGGGTGTTGGGGTGAAGAGAGAAGGGAAATACCCAACCCCTTACACAGAGGCAAGGAAGTCAAG attgTGTTGAAGCTGGCTGGAGATGTGTTTGAAGTGGAAATTCCCGATGACCATGAATTCAAGTTTCCAAACCAGGAGAGTGTTGATGTCATCAAACTCACATCTTTTAAGATCTGCTAA